A portion of the Leifsonia sp. EB41 genome contains these proteins:
- a CDS encoding alpha/beta hydrolase gives MANQPVIFIHGLWLHASSWQPWIDLFTAEGYAPVAPPWPGEKDTVADTRAHPDDVANFGIDEVTEHFAKIIEAMDVPPVIIGHSFGGLVTEKLIGQGYGNAGVAIDPAQIKGVLPLPIRQLKSAFPVLDNPANIHKPIALTEEHFKFGFANQLGDDEAKELFDRWTVPSTVRPIFQAAAANFSVHSQAAVDTKNEDRGPLLLIAGGEDNTAPEVTVDATLKLYRDSNAVTELITFRDRGHSLVIDHGWRDVATEILVWLGQQGLED, from the coding sequence ATGGCGAATCAACCGGTGATCTTCATCCACGGCCTCTGGCTCCACGCGAGCAGCTGGCAGCCCTGGATCGACCTCTTCACGGCGGAGGGCTACGCCCCCGTCGCACCACCGTGGCCCGGCGAGAAGGACACCGTGGCCGACACCCGTGCGCACCCGGACGACGTGGCCAACTTCGGCATCGACGAGGTCACGGAGCACTTCGCGAAGATCATCGAGGCGATGGACGTCCCTCCGGTGATCATCGGCCACTCGTTCGGCGGCCTGGTCACCGAGAAGCTGATCGGGCAGGGCTACGGCAACGCGGGCGTCGCGATCGACCCGGCGCAGATCAAGGGCGTGCTGCCCCTTCCGATCCGTCAGCTCAAGTCGGCGTTCCCCGTGCTCGACAACCCGGCGAACATCCACAAGCCGATCGCCCTCACCGAGGAGCACTTCAAGTTCGGCTTCGCGAACCAGCTCGGCGACGACGAGGCGAAGGAGCTGTTCGACCGCTGGACCGTGCCCTCCACGGTCCGCCCGATCTTCCAGGCCGCGGCGGCGAACTTCAGCGTCCACTCGCAGGCAGCCGTCGACACGAAGAACGAGGACCGCGGACCGCTGCTGCTCATCGCCGGCGGCGAGGACAACACGGCCCCCGAGGTGACGGTCGACGCGACGCTCAAGCTCTACCGCGACTCCAACGCCGTGACCGAGCTCATCACGTTCCGCGACCGCGGCCACTCGCTCGTGATCGACCACGGCTGGCGCGACGTCGCGACCGAGATCCTGGTCTGGCTCGGGCAGCAGGGGCTGGAGGACTGA
- a CDS encoding LLM class flavin-dependent oxidoreductase has translation MKRIGFLSFGHYQAVPGSVVRTAADALLQTVELAVAAEEVGADGAFVRVHHFAPQLASPFPLLAAIGARTSRIEIGTGVIDMRYENPLYMAESAAAADLISGERLQLGVSRGSPETALAGYESFGYVPGEGESDADMARRHTAIFLAAIAGEGMANADPRMTGTSGGLSIQPLSPTLPDRIWWGAGTRATAEWTAEQGMNLMSSTLLTEDTGEAFDKLQAEQIQRYRDTWAEMGWEREPRVSVSRSIIPIVDDESRRYFGARAQVEGRDQVGHLDGGIARFGRSYIGEPEKLVAELAQDEAVRMADTVLVTVPNQLGVDFNARLLEAVVGVGRELGWRD, from the coding sequence GTGAAACGCATCGGCTTCCTCAGCTTCGGCCACTACCAGGCCGTCCCCGGCTCCGTCGTGCGGACGGCGGCCGACGCCCTCCTGCAGACGGTGGAGCTCGCGGTCGCCGCGGAGGAGGTGGGGGCCGACGGCGCGTTCGTCCGCGTCCACCACTTCGCTCCGCAGCTCGCCTCCCCGTTCCCGCTGCTCGCCGCGATCGGCGCGCGCACCTCGCGCATCGAGATCGGCACCGGCGTGATCGACATGCGGTACGAGAACCCGCTCTACATGGCCGAGTCGGCCGCGGCCGCCGACCTGATCAGCGGCGAGCGCCTCCAGCTCGGCGTCAGCCGCGGGTCACCGGAGACCGCGCTCGCCGGCTACGAGTCGTTCGGCTACGTCCCGGGCGAGGGCGAGTCCGACGCCGACATGGCCCGGCGGCACACCGCGATCTTCCTCGCCGCCATCGCCGGCGAGGGGATGGCGAACGCCGACCCCCGGATGACGGGCACGAGCGGCGGCCTCTCCATCCAGCCGCTCTCGCCGACCCTCCCGGACCGGATCTGGTGGGGTGCCGGCACCCGGGCGACCGCCGAGTGGACCGCCGAGCAGGGCATGAACCTGATGTCGTCCACGCTGCTCACCGAGGACACCGGCGAGGCGTTCGACAAGCTCCAGGCCGAGCAGATCCAGCGCTACCGCGACACCTGGGCCGAGATGGGCTGGGAGCGCGAGCCGCGTGTGAGCGTCAGCCGCAGCATCATCCCGATCGTCGACGACGAGTCGCGCCGCTACTTCGGCGCGCGGGCGCAGGTGGAGGGCCGCGACCAGGTCGGGCACCTCGACGGCGGGATCGCGCGCTTCGGCCGCTCCTACATCGGCGAGCCGGAGAAGCTGGTCGCCGAGCTGGCGCAGGACGAGGCGGTGCGGATGGCCGACACCGTACTCGTGACCGTGCCGAACCAGCTCGGGGTGGACTTCAACGCGCGGCTGCTGGAGGCCGTGGTCGGCGTCGGGCGCGAGCTGGGGTGGCGCGACTGA